The proteins below are encoded in one region of Peribacillus muralis:
- the pepT gene encoding peptidase T — MKNDIIDRFTSYVKVDTQSNEENPSCPSTPGQLTLANILVKELQSIGMEEVTIDGNGYVMATLPSNTDKKVPTIGFLAHIDTATDFTGKNVKPQLVENYDGRDLTLHEELEIILSPNEFPSLMNYEGHTLITTDGTTLLGADNKAGIAEIMTAMNHLIQHQEIKHGKIRVAFTPDEEIGRGPHKFDVDAFGAQFAYTVDGGPLGELEYESFNAASAKIKIKGTNIHPGTAKGKMVNAAKIAMEFHNLLPAAEAPEHTEGYEGFYHLLSFHGDVEETKLSYIIRDFERQKFNDRKEYITHLIEELKEKYGQKSIELELQDQYFNMKEKIEPVKEIVDIAHEAMEKLGIQPKISPIRGGTDGSQLSYMGLPTPNIFTGGENFHGKYEFISVDNMMLATKVIVGIASLFEEKAK; from the coding sequence ATGAAGAATGATATCATAGATAGATTTACTTCTTATGTGAAGGTGGATACACAATCCAATGAGGAAAATCCCTCATGCCCCTCTACACCTGGGCAACTGACCTTGGCAAATATCTTGGTGAAAGAACTGCAATCGATAGGTATGGAGGAAGTGACGATTGATGGTAATGGCTATGTGATGGCGACACTTCCATCCAATACGGATAAAAAGGTCCCAACGATTGGATTTTTGGCCCATATCGATACAGCAACGGATTTTACAGGGAAAAACGTGAAACCACAGCTCGTTGAAAATTACGATGGCCGCGATCTTACCTTACATGAAGAATTGGAAATCATCCTTTCTCCGAATGAATTCCCTTCACTTATGAATTATGAAGGGCATACGTTGATCACGACCGATGGGACAACCTTGCTGGGCGCAGATAATAAGGCCGGCATTGCAGAAATCATGACGGCCATGAATCATTTGATTCAGCATCAGGAAATCAAGCATGGGAAAATCCGTGTCGCCTTTACACCTGATGAGGAAATCGGCAGAGGTCCCCATAAGTTTGACGTCGACGCTTTTGGTGCCCAATTTGCCTATACGGTCGACGGGGGCCCTCTTGGCGAACTTGAATATGAAAGTTTCAATGCGGCATCGGCCAAAATCAAAATCAAAGGCACGAACATTCACCCTGGTACCGCCAAAGGGAAGATGGTCAATGCGGCCAAAATCGCCATGGAATTTCATAATTTGCTACCAGCGGCAGAAGCACCGGAACATACGGAGGGCTACGAAGGTTTTTACCATCTGCTATCCTTTCACGGTGATGTCGAAGAGACCAAGCTTTCCTACATCATCAGGGATTTCGAACGCCAAAAATTCAATGATCGCAAGGAATATATCACGCACCTCATCGAAGAGTTAAAAGAAAAGTATGGACAAAAAAGCATCGAGCTTGAATTGCAGGACCAATACTTCAATATGAAGGAAAAAATTGAGCCAGTCAAAGAAATCGTGGACATAGCCCATGAGGCAATGGAAAAACTCGGTATACAACCTAAAATCTCACCCATACGCGGTGGTACGGATGGTTCCCAATTATCATATATGGGCCTTCCGACACCCAATATATTTACCGGCGGCGAGAATTTTCATGGCAAATATGAATTCATTTCCGTCGATAATATGATGCTGGCGACAAAGGTGATCGTTGGAATTGCTTCCCTTTTTGAAGAAAAAGCGAAGTAG
- a CDS encoding catalase, with protein sequence MVSENESGKINEHSKNRQLDQYRADDNGKKMTTNQGLRISEDEHSLKAGTRGPTLMEDFHFREKMTHFDHERIPERIVHARGSGAHGYFQVYEPMTEFTKAKFLQDPSVKTPVFVRYSTVAGSRGSADSVRDVRGFSTKFYTEEGNYDLVGNNIPVFFIQDAIKFPDLIHAVKPEPHNEIPQAASAHDTFWDFVANNEETAHMIMWHLSDRAIPRSLRMMEGFGVHTFRFVNEEGVSHFVKFHWKPVLGVKSLVWDEAQKIAGKNPDFHRQDLWEAIDTDNYPEFEFGVQLIKEEDEFNFDFDILDPTKLWPEEQVPVKIIGKMVLNQNPDNFFAETEQIAFHPGHVVPGIDFSNDPLLQGRLFSYTDTQLSRLGGPNFHELPINRPVCPFHNNQRDGMHRMTINPGPVSYHKNSLAGNSPVPASEAEGGYAHYQEKVDGRKVRQRSESFKDHYSQAKLFWNSMTEVEKEHIIAAFHFEVGKVKSKDVQQQVVEMFSNVDLELAEAIAKGVGANPPSNKNEVETELTSPALSQELMKVKTAATRKVAILAADGFNGTEVNQVLESFKAAGITAEIVSINRGMITSATEQQVEVDQTFLTADSVLYDAVYVAGGQESVDALKATKNSIFFVNEAYNHFKAIGAGKEGAEILTKAGIGSFDPNAGVVAIADEKSGTAFIEAIAKHRHWIRA encoded by the coding sequence ATGGTAAGTGAAAACGAGAGCGGAAAAATTAATGAGCATAGTAAGAATCGGCAGTTAGATCAATATCGAGCGGATGATAACGGGAAAAAGATGACGACTAACCAAGGCTTGCGCATTTCGGAGGATGAGCATTCTTTGAAAGCGGGAACCCGCGGTCCGACTTTAATGGAGGATTTTCATTTTCGTGAAAAGATGACCCATTTCGACCATGAGAGAATTCCTGAGCGAATCGTGCATGCACGTGGATCAGGGGCACACGGATATTTTCAAGTATATGAGCCGATGACTGAATTTACAAAGGCCAAGTTCCTTCAAGATCCTTCGGTCAAGACTCCGGTATTCGTCCGGTACTCCACAGTAGCAGGTTCGCGCGGATCGGCAGACTCGGTTCGGGATGTCAGGGGATTTTCGACCAAGTTTTATACCGAGGAAGGAAACTATGATTTGGTCGGGAATAATATTCCGGTATTTTTTATCCAGGATGCAATTAAGTTCCCGGATTTGATTCATGCTGTAAAGCCTGAGCCTCATAATGAAATTCCACAGGCAGCTTCTGCACATGATACTTTTTGGGACTTTGTCGCCAATAATGAGGAAACGGCACATATGATCATGTGGCATCTTTCCGATAGGGCGATTCCGAGAAGCCTCAGGATGATGGAGGGGTTCGGCGTTCATACATTCCGTTTTGTGAATGAAGAAGGCGTTTCCCATTTCGTTAAATTCCATTGGAAGCCTGTCCTTGGCGTTAAATCGCTCGTCTGGGATGAAGCGCAGAAAATCGCCGGAAAGAATCCCGATTTTCACCGTCAAGATTTATGGGAAGCGATCGATACAGACAATTATCCTGAATTTGAATTTGGCGTGCAATTGATCAAGGAGGAAGACGAATTCAATTTCGACTTTGATATTCTTGATCCCACTAAACTATGGCCTGAAGAACAGGTGCCAGTGAAAATAATCGGGAAAATGGTTTTGAACCAGAATCCTGATAACTTTTTTGCGGAAACCGAACAGATTGCTTTCCATCCGGGACATGTTGTACCGGGCATCGATTTTTCCAATGATCCGCTGCTTCAAGGACGTTTATTTTCGTATACCGATACACAGCTCTCCCGATTGGGCGGACCGAATTTCCATGAGCTTCCGATTAACAGGCCCGTTTGCCCTTTTCATAACAATCAGCGCGACGGGATGCATCGGATGACAATCAATCCAGGACCGGTCAGCTATCATAAGAATTCCCTTGCAGGCAACTCACCGGTACCTGCTTCAGAAGCGGAGGGCGGCTATGCACACTATCAGGAAAAGGTCGATGGCAGGAAGGTGCGCCAGCGCAGTGAAAGCTTCAAGGACCATTACAGCCAAGCTAAATTATTCTGGAATAGCATGACGGAAGTGGAGAAGGAGCATATCATTGCCGCTTTCCACTTTGAGGTGGGGAAAGTGAAAAGTAAGGACGTTCAGCAGCAGGTTGTGGAGATGTTCAGCAATGTCGATCTTGAGCTGGCGGAAGCAATCGCCAAGGGTGTGGGAGCGAATCCTCCATCTAATAAAAATGAGGTCGAGACCGAGTTGACTTCTCCTGCGCTAAGCCAGGAACTGATGAAAGTGAAAACCGCCGCAACAAGAAAAGTGGCAATCCTCGCAGCAGATGGTTTCAATGGAACTGAGGTCAATCAAGTATTGGAATCATTCAAGGCAGCAGGAATAACCGCGGAAATCGTCAGTATTAATCGGGGCATGATTACAAGTGCAACGGAACAGCAAGTTGAAGTCGACCAGACATTCCTGACAGCCGACTCGGTACTGTACGATGCCGTATATGTAGCAGGAGGTCAGGAAAGTGTTGATGCTCTAAAAGCAACGAAGAACTCCATTTTCTTTGTGAATGAAGCCTACAATCATTTCAAGGCAATCGGTGCAGGAAAAGAAGGAGCCGAGATATTGACGAAGGCAGGCATAGGTTCCTTTGATCCCAATGCAGGCGTTGTGGCCATCGCAGATGAAAAGAGCGGCACTGCCTTTATCGAAGCCATTGCCAAGCATCGTCACTGGATACGGGCATGA
- a CDS encoding DEAD/DEAH box helicase, producing the protein MNELSFSDYTLSDEIVRALESLGYQSPTEVQREVIPVALKGQDLVVKSQTGSGKTASFGIPICEMVDWGENKPQALILTPTRELAVQVKEDITNIGRFKRIKATAVYGKHPFAMQKAELKQKSHVVVGTPGRVLDHIEKGTFALERLTHLVIDEADEMLNMGFIEQVEAIIKELPKERVTMLFSATLPESIKKLCKQYMKDPLDIEIKAKGLTTDKIEHALIEVKEDDKFSLLKDITITENPDSCIIFCRTKDRVDQVCEQLVELDYPCDMIHGGMLQEDRLAVMNEFRRGEFRYLVATDVAARGIDIDNITHVINYDLPMEKESYVHRTGRTGRAGQKGKAITFVTPYEDKFLTEIQEYIGFEIEKRAVPSKEEVSANRTDFEAKLEARPKIKKDKSEKMNKQIMKLYFNGGKKKKIRAVDFVGTIAKIDGVNAEDIGIITIQDNVSYVEILNEKGPLVLKVMKNTKVKGKLLKVSEAFKN; encoded by the coding sequence ATGAATGAATTGAGTTTTTCTGATTATACATTAAGTGATGAAATCGTAAGAGCATTGGAGAGCTTGGGATATCAAAGTCCGACAGAAGTGCAGCGTGAGGTGATCCCAGTCGCATTGAAAGGGCAGGATCTTGTCGTGAAATCGCAAACGGGAAGTGGCAAGACCGCTTCTTTCGGTATCCCGATATGTGAAATGGTCGATTGGGGGGAAAATAAGCCACAGGCCCTCATTTTAACGCCGACACGAGAGCTTGCTGTGCAGGTAAAAGAGGATATCACCAATATTGGAAGGTTTAAACGGATCAAGGCAACTGCAGTTTATGGAAAACATCCATTTGCCATGCAGAAAGCGGAGCTGAAGCAAAAAAGCCATGTCGTCGTGGGAACCCCGGGCCGTGTTCTAGATCATATCGAGAAAGGTACATTCGCCCTGGAGCGCCTTACACATTTGGTTATTGATGAAGCGGATGAAATGCTTAATATGGGCTTCATCGAGCAAGTGGAGGCCATCATTAAAGAGCTCCCGAAAGAGAGAGTAACGATGCTGTTTTCAGCTACGTTGCCTGAGAGTATAAAGAAGCTGTGCAAGCAATATATGAAAGATCCCCTGGATATAGAAATCAAAGCGAAGGGTTTAACGACGGACAAGATCGAGCATGCGCTTATTGAAGTGAAAGAGGATGACAAGTTCTCCCTGCTCAAAGACATCACAATAACCGAAAACCCAGATAGCTGCATCATTTTTTGCCGGACGAAAGACCGAGTGGATCAAGTATGTGAACAGCTGGTAGAGCTTGATTATCCTTGTGATATGATACATGGCGGCATGCTTCAGGAGGATCGCCTTGCAGTGATGAATGAATTCAGAAGGGGCGAATTCCGCTACTTGGTGGCTACGGATGTTGCCGCACGCGGAATCGATATTGATAATATCACCCATGTCATTAACTATGACCTGCCAATGGAGAAGGAAAGCTATGTGCATCGGACGGGAAGAACGGGCCGTGCTGGTCAAAAAGGCAAAGCCATCACATTCGTGACACCGTATGAGGACAAATTCCTGACCGAGATCCAAGAGTATATCGGCTTTGAAATCGAAAAGAGGGCGGTGCCTTCAAAAGAAGAGGTATCAGCCAACAGAACGGACTTCGAGGCGAAGCTTGAAGCTCGTCCAAAGATAAAAAAAGATAAAAGTGAAAAAATGAACAAACAAATCATGAAGCTGTACTTCAATGGTGGGAAGAAAAAGAAAATCAGGGCTGTTGATTTCGTCGGCACCATTGCCAAGATTGATGGAGTGAACGCAGAGGATATCGGGATCATTACAATACAAGATAATGTTTCTTACGTGGAAATCTTGAACGAAAAGGGTCCACTCGTCTTGAAAGTGATGAAAAACACGAAAGTTAAAGGCAAGCTCTTGAAGGTTTCAGAAGCCTTCAAAAACTAA
- a CDS encoding heme oxygenase has translation MVIVTNRIRVKKGMGAGMAPGFTAPGPLDTMEGFVKMEVLLTQNLTDHDELSVNMYWENLDNFTAWRNSDAFKAAHKRPEPSSDSAKKESPIIGSELTTYEVASVKEIAR, from the coding sequence ATGGTAATCGTGACGAATAGAATCAGAGTCAAAAAAGGAATGGGAGCAGGTATGGCTCCAGGGTTCACTGCCCCAGGTCCACTTGATACGATGGAGGGTTTTGTGAAGATGGAAGTATTATTGACCCAGAATTTGACGGATCATGATGAACTGAGCGTCAATATGTATTGGGAAAATCTCGATAATTTTACTGCTTGGAGAAATAGTGATGCATTTAAAGCGGCACATAAACGGCCAGAACCAAGTTCCGATTCCGCTAAAAAAGAATCGCCGATCATAGGCAGCGAGCTTACTACGTATGAAGTTGCCTCGGTAAAGGAAATAGCAAGATGA
- the rlmN gene encoding 23S rRNA (adenine(2503)-C(2))-methyltransferase RlmN, with amino-acid sequence MKKDSIYGLTFEQLTAWLLDHGHRKFRAQQVWEWLYRTRVTSFSEMTDVNQDCIQLLEEHFSIQTLTVHVKQEAADGTIKFLFKLQDGNLIETVMMRHKYGISVCVTTQVGCNIGCSFCASGLLAKSRDLSSGEIVEQIMNVQLHLDTLEQKDLVSHVVVMGIGEPFDNFENMSDFLKVLMDHKGLAIAGRRITVSTSGLANKIYEFTDMQLQVNLAISLHAPNNELRTRIMKINRAIPIEKLMKSLDYYLEKTNRRITIEYILLKDVNDHKEEAEQLANLLDDKKHRLYVNLIPYNPVDEHSQYQRSEKASVLAFYDTLKKRGVNCKIRQEHGTDIDAACGQLRSKQIKKAEAQ; translated from the coding sequence ATGAAGAAAGATTCCATCTATGGTTTAACATTCGAACAATTGACAGCATGGTTATTGGATCATGGACATAGGAAATTCAGGGCACAGCAGGTCTGGGAGTGGCTATACCGGACACGTGTGACGAGTTTTTCTGAAATGACGGATGTTAATCAAGACTGTATCCAATTGCTGGAGGAGCATTTTTCGATCCAGACCTTGACTGTTCACGTTAAGCAGGAGGCAGCTGACGGCACGATTAAATTCCTGTTTAAATTGCAGGATGGGAACCTTATCGAAACCGTTATGATGAGACATAAATATGGGATATCCGTGTGTGTCACCACACAGGTTGGCTGCAACATCGGGTGCAGTTTCTGTGCCAGTGGGCTATTGGCGAAAAGCCGTGATTTATCCAGCGGGGAAATAGTGGAGCAAATCATGAACGTTCAACTGCATTTGGATACACTGGAGCAAAAGGATCTCGTCAGCCATGTAGTGGTGATGGGGATTGGCGAGCCGTTTGATAACTTTGAAAACATGAGTGACTTTTTGAAGGTGCTCATGGATCATAAGGGTCTTGCCATCGCTGGCAGGCGCATTACCGTTTCGACGAGCGGCCTTGCCAATAAGATTTATGAATTCACCGATATGCAATTACAGGTGAATCTGGCAATCTCCCTGCATGCACCTAATAACGAACTTAGGACGCGAATCATGAAAATCAACAGAGCGATCCCAATCGAAAAATTAATGAAATCACTTGATTATTATTTGGAAAAAACGAATCGGAGAATTACCATCGAATATATCCTTTTGAAGGATGTCAATGATCATAAAGAAGAAGCCGAGCAGCTTGCCAATCTTCTGGATGATAAAAAACACCGCCTTTATGTCAACCTGATTCCATATAACCCTGTGGATGAGCATAGCCAATACCAAAGAAGTGAAAAAGCGTCCGTTTTAGCGTTCTATGATACGTTGAAAAAGAGGGGCGTCAACTGTAAGATCCGCCAAGAGCACGGGACGGATATTGATGCAGCCTGCGGACAGCTGCGGAGCAAGCAAATCAAGAAAGCCGAAGCGCAATGA
- the rlmH gene encoding 23S rRNA (pseudouridine(1915)-N(3))-methyltransferase RlmH: protein MKITIMTVGKLKEKYLKQGIAEYAKRLGAYATIELVEVPDEKAPENLSAADMEIVKQKEGERILAKISPDTYVITLEINGKQLTSEQLAAHIDQLATYGKSKLVFIIGGSLGLSTEVTSRSDYALSFSKMTFPHQLMKLILLEQIYRAFRINRNEPYHK from the coding sequence ATGAAAATAACGATTATGACGGTAGGTAAGCTAAAAGAAAAATACTTAAAGCAAGGAATTGCCGAGTACGCAAAAAGGTTAGGCGCCTATGCTACTATAGAACTTGTTGAAGTACCTGATGAAAAAGCACCCGAGAACCTGAGTGCAGCGGATATGGAGATCGTAAAGCAAAAAGAGGGTGAACGTATCCTGGCTAAAATCAGCCCTGACACCTACGTCATTACGCTTGAGATCAATGGAAAGCAGCTTACGTCCGAGCAGCTTGCCGCTCATATTGACCAGTTGGCCACCTATGGGAAAAGCAAGCTGGTTTTTATCATTGGAGGGTCGCTCGGGCTTAGCACCGAGGTGACTTCAAGAAGTGATTATGCACTTTCCTTCTCTAAAATGACCTTTCCGCATCAATTGATGAAATTGATTTTATTGGAGCAAATATATCGGGCCTTTCGGATAAATAGAAATGAACCCTATCATAAATGA
- a CDS encoding CxxH/CxxC protein, producing the protein MSKSELPRMLWIIDFCRMGRKGEESMELYCCQEHVEMALDEVVYECETYPVLTQVSEEKQLSTTCEYCRNVAIYLVGN; encoded by the coding sequence ATGTCGAAGTCAGAGCTGCCGCGTATGTTGTGGATAATTGATTTTTGTAGGATGGGAAGGAAAGGTGAAGAATCGATGGAATTATATTGCTGTCAGGAGCACGTGGAAATGGCGTTGGATGAAGTGGTATACGAGTGTGAAACGTATCCGGTTTTAACGCAAGTTTCCGAGGAAAAACAGTTATCAACAACCTGTGAATATTGTCGAAACGTGGCAATATATCTAGTAGGGAACTAA
- a CDS encoding S1C family serine protease codes for MGYYDDHDENRNKRKKGHASYFLTGLGGAIIGALLILLVFPGGGILNNGSDGTTTQKSTSNQPMKQAQQSLAVDVTSAVTNAVDKASDAVVGITNIQETNFWGQGSNAEDSSAEAGTGSGVVYKKDDGKAYIVTNNHVIEGANELEVTLSDGTKLPAKLQGSDPWTDLAVIVVDGNKIKTIAEFGKSEKLKPGEPVIAIGNPLGLQFSGSITQGIISGLERTIEVDINEDGQVDWNAEVIQTDAAINPGNSGGALVNMSGQVIGINSMKIAENAVEGIGLSIPIDSVIPIINDIEEFGEVKRAFLGVNLASVEEISQYHQQNTLKLPKKVTSGVAITGVQSNSPASKAGLKEFDVIVGMDKEEIHDVVELRKYLYNDKKIGDKVKIIYYRDGKKESTEVTLSNSEI; via the coding sequence TTGGGTTATTATGATGATCATGATGAGAACCGAAATAAACGAAAAAAGGGCCATGCAAGCTATTTTCTAACAGGCTTGGGAGGCGCCATCATTGGTGCTTTACTTATTTTATTGGTTTTTCCGGGAGGTGGCATACTTAATAACGGAAGTGATGGAACTACAACGCAGAAATCAACAAGTAATCAGCCGATGAAGCAAGCGCAGCAAAGCCTTGCTGTCGATGTAACAAGTGCCGTCACCAATGCCGTCGATAAGGCAAGTGACGCAGTGGTCGGCATCACCAACATCCAGGAAACGAACTTCTGGGGCCAAGGGAGCAATGCTGAGGACAGTTCGGCTGAAGCTGGCACAGGCTCAGGCGTCGTCTATAAAAAGGATGACGGCAAGGCCTATATTGTTACGAATAATCATGTTATTGAAGGCGCCAATGAGCTGGAAGTGACATTAAGTGACGGTACTAAATTGCCTGCAAAGCTGCAAGGAAGCGACCCGTGGACAGATTTAGCGGTCATAGTCGTGGACGGTAATAAAATCAAGACAATTGCAGAGTTCGGAAAATCCGAAAAATTGAAGCCAGGTGAGCCAGTGATTGCCATTGGTAACCCTCTAGGCCTCCAATTCTCAGGTTCAATCACACAAGGAATCATCTCCGGCCTGGAGCGTACGATAGAGGTCGATATCAATGAGGACGGACAAGTGGATTGGAATGCGGAAGTCATCCAGACGGATGCGGCCATTAACCCAGGCAACAGCGGCGGGGCACTCGTAAATATGTCAGGACAGGTAATCGGAATAAATTCGATGAAGATTGCAGAAAATGCAGTCGAAGGGATCGGACTTTCCATCCCGATCGATTCGGTCATTCCAATTATCAATGACATAGAGGAATTCGGTGAAGTGAAGCGCGCATTCCTGGGTGTGAATTTGGCATCCGTAGAAGAAATTTCCCAATATCATCAGCAAAATACGTTAAAATTGCCGAAGAAAGTTACTTCAGGAGTTGCGATAACAGGGGTTCAAAGCAATTCTCCAGCATCAAAGGCAGGCTTGAAGGAGTTTGACGTCATCGTCGGAATGGATAAGGAAGAAATCCATGACGTCGTGGAACTAAGAAAATACCTTTATAATGACAAGAAAATCGGCGATAAAGTCAAAATCATTTATTACCGTGATGGAAAGAAAGAATCGACTGAAGTCACACTTTCAAACAGCGAAATTTAA
- a CDS encoding MBL fold metallo-hydrolase, with translation MTMHFSVLASGSTGNAFFVETEDQSFLVDAGLSGKAMEALFQDIGRDMSKLSGILVTHEHSDHIKGLGVVARKHKLPIYANAKTWNAMERSIGEIANEQKFTFEMEQVKTFGSLDIESFGVSHDAAEPMFYVFHHGDKKLVVITDTGYVSDRMKGIISNADAYVFESNHDVSMLRMGKYPWSIKRRILSDVGHVCNEDAALAMSEVAGDKTKRIYLAHLSLDNNMKDLARMSVEQTLKTKGIIVGEQFSLYDTDPKRPTELVTL, from the coding sequence AGTGTTCTCGCCAGCGGGAGTACAGGAAATGCCTTTTTCGTGGAAACGGAGGATCAATCCTTCCTTGTCGATGCCGGATTAAGCGGCAAGGCCATGGAAGCATTATTCCAGGATATTGGCCGCGATATGTCGAAATTATCCGGAATCCTTGTTACCCACGAACATAGCGACCACATTAAAGGACTGGGCGTGGTCGCCAGAAAACATAAGCTTCCGATATATGCGAACGCAAAGACATGGAATGCCATGGAACGCTCGATCGGCGAAATTGCTAACGAGCAAAAATTCACATTTGAAATGGAGCAAGTCAAAACGTTCGGCAGTCTTGATATCGAGTCATTTGGTGTTTCACATGATGCTGCCGAGCCGATGTTTTATGTCTTTCATCATGGAGACAAGAAGCTTGTGGTCATCACTGATACAGGTTATGTAAGCGATCGGATGAAAGGGATCATATCGAATGCCGATGCCTATGTTTTTGAAAGCAACCATGATGTTTCGATGCTGAGGATGGGTAAATACCCATGGAGCATCAAGCGCCGTATCTTGAGTGATGTTGGACATGTCTGCAATGAAGATGCCGCTCTTGCTATGAGTGAAGTGGCCGGTGATAAGACGAAACGTATTTACCTGGCCCACTTAAGCCTTGATAACAATATGAAGGATTTAGCTAGAATGTCGGTGGAACAGACCTTGAAGACAAAGGGGATAATCGTTGGGGAGCAATTTTCCTTATACGATACTGACCCGAAAAGACCAACGGAGCTCGTTACGTTGTAA